The DNA region CCTAAAGCAAAAACGGAAGCACGCTCAAAATTTCCACCAACAAACATGTCAAACATACCAAAAAGTGTTCTATCACTTCCGGGTGCACTGAATATCTCCTGAAGCACAGATGCATCGACACCCGGTGTTGGTATAAAGCTCCCCAAACGATAGAGTATCAACAATAATCCGGTTATCAGGATCTTCTTTTTCAGATCGGGAATCTTAAAAATATTAGTTATGCTCTCGAACAAGTTACATCACCTCCGCTTTTCCACCATTAGCTTCAATTATCTCTTTTGCCTTCTTAGAAAAGGCATTTGCCT from Candidatus Cloacimonadota bacterium includes:
- a CDS encoding preprotein translocase subunit SecY, encoding MFESITNIFKIPDLKKKILITGLLLILYRLGSFIPTPGVDASVLQEIFSAPGSDRTLFGMFDMFVGGNFERASVFALG